GTGACCGAGCGGTGTTGGAGCGGAAGTTCCCGGCGCTCAGGGGTCGCCGCTGATGCTCGACCAGCTGCGCCCGGACTGGCACCGCGACGCAGCTTGTCGAGACACCGACCCCGCCACGTTCTTCCCGACGAAGGGCGTCAACGTCGGACCCGCCCGGAAGGTCTGTGCCCGGTGCCCGGTGCGCGACGACTGCCTCGCCTTCGCAATGAGCGACCCGAGCATCAAGGGCGTGTGGGCGGGCACCACCGAGCGGCAGCGCAAGCGCATGCGCCGCCGGGCTGCGTAGCGCCCCGCATCCCCGGCCAGATCGGCCACTGTTGGCCGCAGAGCTACAGGGCGGGTGGTGGTGGGGTTAGGGCTCGCGCAGCTGGCAGCGCCGTAGGCAGCCATGGCGGTACGGTCGACACATGTCGGCGTGGTTGTTCGTCATTGGGGACACGACGGCGCTGGATTGGGTGGTCGATCACAAGCGGATGGCCTTCCGCGATCACATCCGGCAGACGAGCCTTCTCCGCAAGGGCGACCGCTGCGTGTTCTACGTGACCCGCGGTGCCTTCCATAACCCCACCCGCGACCGGGCGCGAGTGTTTGCCGTCGGCGAGATCACGTCAGGGCTGGACACCAAGCCGGTCGAGATCGCCGGCGAGACGTTCAACAAGTCGGTGCGCTTCAAGTTCCACCGGGAGCCGGTGCCTGCGAGGGACGGCATG
This is a stretch of genomic DNA from Acidimicrobiales bacterium. It encodes these proteins:
- a CDS encoding WhiB family transcriptional regulator, producing the protein MLDQLRPDWHRDAACRDTDPATFFPTKGVNVGPARKVCARCPVRDDCLAFAMSDPSIKGVWAGTTERQRKRMRRRAA